ACATTGAAGGCATGGTCATAGGGGTCAGAGAGAGTGGAACTGTGTGGGATGAGTCCCAGCAGACTTCCTGGGGGAGGAAGCCCATGGACTATGTGCAGCCTGGACACAAttccttctcccctcttccaTTTTTCACTAACTCCTGGGGAGTTCAAGGTGGAGTCATCCATTTTTGGGGCTAAAGACTAAGGTCCAGGACCAGAAACGGACAAGGAAAGCAAGGCGACCAGACCCCCAAGCTCACCACCTCAGACATGGGTGAAGGTGGAGGGTGCCAGTCCCCATCCTTCCACCGCAGGGCCAGTAAGAGCTGCTGCAGCATGGTGCACAGGCCAGTGGAGGCCCCTGGTCCGATCCGGGGGAAGGGGTGTCAAGTGTAATGGGTTAGGCAGCAGCTGGGCATCTGTCACTTTCACTCTGAGGCTGAAGAAGGAGACTGGAATTGACAGTGCATCGGGTCAGGAGGACGACAGATACAGAACCTGCTCCCGGGGCCTGAGGAGGTCTGAGCTCTGTGCCTCTGTCAGGACTGTTGGGGGGATACCCTGGTGGTCCTTCCACCCACCCCGGTGAGATCTCAGCCCCTGCTGAGACCTAGAAGTACAGAGAAAACAGCCAGGCTCTGCTTCCAACTGCTGCATGATCTTGGGTAAATCAATTAGCCTCCCTGGGTCTTCATTTCCCTACTGTGAAATGTGGGTGGCTTCACGACAGTACAGAGAAGGGACATGGGGCTAGGAGTCCAAGGACCTAGGTGTAAGTACCTCTCCATGTCTTACCAGCTGTGAGCTGGCAGCCAGGTCACTTGTTATCTCAGCCAGGTCACTTGTTATCTCTTTACAGATaagtgtccttatctgtaaaaggagACAGTAATCTTCATGCATCGCTGTGCAAGTGATGTGAGcctcacagggcctggcacatagtaggccctcaGTGAATCAGCTGGAACTGAGCTCTCTTCCAGCTCTCAAGATCTGAGCATATGGTTCTGCAATGAGGTCCTACCACCACTATCACTACCTCCACCACCAAACCCATCGCTTCCATCATCACCGTCACCGTCACCGTCACCATcaccaccccacctccaccaaTACCACCATCATCTCCACCACCCCTCCACTTCACCATCATACTAACACCACCACCAATACCATCACCACCCCAcaaccaccacacacacaacaaTGCTTTTTCATATTTGAGAGCCAGAGAGAggagaaacagaatgaagaaaggAGCTGTTTTTCCGGAGTGTGCAGGTGGTCCAGGAGGTAAAGCCAGGCCTCTCCACCCTCTTCCTCACAAATAAGAGGCTTCCCTCAGAGCAGCACCAGACTTCCTGGGAGGAGTGTgtgaagtatagatacatagtgCACAGATTGCTCGGTCACTCACACCCCCAAACCTCCCCTAAGTTTCCCCCTCCTTCCAGTGAGAAGAGATGCCATGTACACCACTGGCAAAGGGGCCGGAGAAGGGGCTAGCAGGAGCTGAGGCcccactatgtgccaagcatcATCTTTGGTGCTTTATAAACCTAATCTCATTTGATGCTGATGGTACCCCTGTGATGGGTATTAGTCACTGCATTTTACTGGAGAAGGAAACTTTAACTCAAAGAAATGAATGATTAGCCTGAGGTAACCCAGCCAGTGTGTGTCCAAGCTGAGATTCAGTCCTGAATTCACACTCTTTCTACTGTTCTCAGAGGGCATGGCTGCCCAGGAAGGCAGACCTACAGAGGCAGAAGAGACGTGAGAAGGCAATGTTGATCCTGGGATGAAAGAGGGATTCTGTGTCATTTCCACAGCATTCGGCCAGAAGAGAAGGACATCTGAGGCCCTAGGTGGAGTACCCAGCTACTGCTCCCTGACCTCTGGGAGAGGGGCGGAGCAGGCTTTGCTGTGCATTTGTTTGTCTTCTCTAATCAACTCTAAACACCGTGCAGGTAAGAGCCTGGCCTGGTGTTTGCACTGGCTCTCAGGacacagcacagggcctggcacctgGATAAGTAATGGTTGTTGAGCAGATCCATGAATGAACCTGTGAAAGCGTGAATCCATCAGGACGTCAAAACCTGGGTGGAAAGCTGCACTGACAATTAAAAACCAGGAAAACAGCCGTCAGCACAACTTTCCctgcttttcattattattatttgtttgcCTTTCTGACTTTATAGAAATGGTTGCTCCCAGATTGCAGAGCACAAACTGACTGATTGATGCCCCAGAACTAATACCCTGAGACAGACCCGAGGCGAGAAGGATGATTATTTAACACAGCACCCAGGGGCACGGGGTAGGAGAACATCATTCTGTGCATGGCAAAGCAGATGAAATATAAAGTTTAGGTCAGAAACGTGTTGGTTCCTCCTAGTGGCTTTCTTCCCCAGCCCTCTCCTCAAGTACCTGCCTCAAGCACCAATTCCTGTCCACATCTGATGGGTCCTGGGTGCCCAGGAGCAGAGAGTTGGCCCTGGTTCCCAAGCCCAGCTTCGGGGGCTGGGGGCGTGGTCAAGGTCTGGTTGGCACTGATTGTGGGGGAGGGCTGTCCAGTTGCCTCCCTCCCCCTACCGAGGCCCCGCGAGGTAAGGACAGGCAGGCAGGTCACTGGTCTCTTCTGAGTCCCTGTGGGTGATGAGATGGGCACTGATGGGTGAGTTGGCAGCCAGGCTGGAGTGGCGCAGCTAGCTGCCCTGGGCATTGTCTTCCCTGCTTGTCACCACTCCCGGCTGCCCAAGCAGCAAAGCAAAGCCTCAGTGACAAGATCCAGAGGGGAGAGACTCCAGCTGGGgggtggtgctggtctcacaggcCACTGAAGCAGCAATGTGACAGCTTCTCATCCAGGGGGGGACCTCTGTCCCCAGCTCCTGCCCCAACCGCCTTGACCCTTGTCAGTCTCCATTTCCTTGGCTTGCCTTTGCCTCTGTCTTACTTCAGTTATCAGCTGATATCAGCTCTGAGTAGCTCTTGGTCCATACCTCCATGCTCTTCCTCACCCCTGACCTCAGGGCCTATTCCCCCTactgcgtgcgcacacacacacaccacctcaGGCAGAAAACAGGAGTTTCTCTGTCAGGACCTGTGATTAATACCTGCGAGGAGTGGCTGGGATCTGGGATTCCAGTGGATTTGTGAGTGTGAACTGGTGTGTATGCGCCAAGGTGAGAGTGAGCATTGACGTGGACGTGGGAGTTAGAAAGCATGTGTGTACACGCACGAGTGTGACATTGAGTGTTGCAGGAGTGCGGGTGAGGGTGGAGTCAGTGTGGCAATGGGTGTGTGGGCACGTGAGTGAGTTTGGGTGAGGGTGGCAGGATGGGAGTGACTGAGTCGGGAAGCAGAGCCCGGGGGCAGATGGACAAAGGCATCCTCTGAGCTGGTGTTTCTGAACATGGAGGCTGCCGGCCCCACACCCTACTTGATCACCCCCATCTCTGGGCTCCCAAATCAGGCCAGGCTGTGGGGAAGGGGGTGAAGCCAATGAGATCCAGGCAGGGCCCCTGCCCGCTCCATGGGCCTGTCAGTCGCTGATCTGTTCCATGTtcctataaatatttacaaatcccAGCTGCTGAGGAGCAAGACATCCTCCACCAGCTGGGGCTCCCAGCCTGGAATCTGATGGGGAAGGAACGTGGGGGAGGGAAAGGCAGGCTGCAGTGGAGACCCGGGTGGCCAGGACTCCCAGGTTCAGCTTCCAGTTTGGCCACAGGTTAGCCTGTGCACCCCAGTGTCTTCATCAGGTACTGGGGAACCGGAAATCTCCACGCGTCTGCCTCAGGAAGCCTGCTCCGCCCCTACCTGATGGAGAAGGGACCCTCTTTACAGCCAGCCTCCTGCTCCCTATTCACATTTCTCAATTCGAGGTGAAGGGAGGGATCTTACCTTTTAACAAATACAGAATTCTCCCTGAGTCACtggaaggtttttttccccctcaaatcaAAATCTTCCTCAGGACCCCTTGATAAATCCATCCAGGTCTTTCTAAATTGGAGGCTGGAGGACTCACAGTTCAGTCACCCCATCATAAGAGCCCCCTCTGTAGCCCCTGAGAGCTAACGCATTTTTCACCTGGTCTCATACCCTGCCCCAGCCAGCCCTGTCACTTCCACAGCTGGGCTGGTGGTCAGACACCCTGCTGAACCAGCCCGAAAGAGCAGCCCTTCTCAGGCAGAGGCTGATTATTGATTACTGATGCTCTATACCTGCTGCCCAGCACAGTGTCAGACACACCACAGGCCCTTGGGCATTTGTGTGGAGTCACCGGCTACATGCCTGGATCTCCAAGGTAAGCTTTCTCAATAGCGCTTGGTGGCAACTTCCAACTCCTAATCCCACAAGGCATGTGCCTGAGGGGTGTTGCCAGAGTCCTGGGTGACTGGGGCCTCCCAGCCCAGGCAGGCCCAGCACAGACCAGGACCTCCTGATACCAAGTGAGTTGAGATCTCTTCCCCATCTTGGCTAGAATTCCAGATTTATTAATGCTGGACCTTCCGAGGCCCCAGTGGAACTCCCCTTGGCCTTGGCCAGGTGATATCTACATACCTGGCCTAGGTTTATCCAGGAAGCCAGATACTGGATTGGGAAAATACCTATGATATTGTGGGATCTCTGGCTGCTTGTGTGGAACACACAGCTGGAAACTCAGCCCTAACGCAGCATCGAAGTCAGGCCAGCAGGGGCTTCAGCTCTGCCAGAGGACAGAAGCCTGAATTGTGGCTTCCTATCTTCCTCTCTGGGGCCCAGGCCAGCTGTTTTCACTAGGGTCGGGGAGTCTAACTATCTCAGTTTCATAAAATAAGAAGGACCTTGGTGATGCTGAAAACTGCCAATCTCCTTAGGTCAGAGCTGTgatgagggggagagggaggaggggcagggctcaGGGGCCAGAGATGGGCACTTTCCTTGGTGAAAGGCACCTGGCCCCCAGCCAGAGAGGAAAAGCAGGGGCTGGAGAGAAGGGACCAGGAGGAAGACAGTCTGGAGCTGTGCTTTGGAAGAGAAGTCCAGTGATGGCAGTGGTGCAGGAGGAGttaaaaatattcctaaaataGCCCAGCCAGAGCCTAAGCCAGCCGGCTAGTGCCTCTCCCAGAGAGCGGATCTATAGCGGGGGGGAAAAGTCAGCCTGCTCTGTGCCCACCGCCTGCTGCCTGGCTGGAGTTGCTAATTAAGCCTTCCGCCCTACCCCTCCACCAGCCCCTTTTGCCTTagcgggggtgggggtagaaATGAGCAGAGGGGCTACCTCTTCCCAAAAGACAGGGGATTCCAGCTGGGACCAGGAGTCCTGGTAGCCAGCATCCCTCTCCAAACATATCCCAGCCCGGGTCAGTGATGGGTACACAGTTGGGTCAGTGATGTGTCAGCCTTTAAAAGGTGGGGGTCTCCAAGAAGCTCATCAAACACCAGCTTCTCCTGCTTTGTGCTCCCCTCTACTTGGAGCATCTTAGGGTGATATTGGGGAAGGGAGGGACCAGGAGAGCCCCTCCAAGAACAAACCACATCTCTGTTTCAGGACAGGATTAGCTATATAATTTATGGGGCCCATAAATTACGAAATGAAAATGTGGAGTCCCTTGTTCAAAAATtgttaagaaattcaagatgGGGACATCAGAGCCTTAAACCAAAAGCAGGTCCCTTCTGAATGCAGGGCCTTTGTCAATCAACTAGTCCATGAAGCTGGCCCTTTCAGAGGTCCCATTTAACGAATGTCTACTAAGCACCCACTGCTCTTCTGCCTCTGCCATCTCAGAGATCCCCTCTCAGTCACTCCCATCCTTAAAGACCCCTCTCTGAACACAGAAGTGGGGCTGGGCCACCCTAACCCCGTCTGATTTGGCCTCTCCAAGAATACTGCTGCAGAgttcccacccccacacccagcTGTCAGAATTCTCTGAGCCCCACTCGCTAACACCACCCTCAGAGGGTCTTTGGGGACTACCCAGTACAGGCGCAAGCAATCAGCTCCTCTTCCCCTTGCCCCCCACAACACCCACCAGTGGGGTCCTGGAAAGAGCCCCCAGGGGTCCCATTTGGCTCTGCCTGGGATTGgcctatgaccttgggcaaaccatcactcttggcctcagtttccctgtctgtcaAAGGAGAGGTCTCTAAGACCTTTCTAGACCCTAAGTTCTAGGTCTCCTGGGATGAGAATGCAAGGGAAGATTTTTCCTAGAAGAGACAGGGCTTCCAAAGAAAGAGCCTTCCCCAGTCATCCTGGGGAGCAGGGGGCTTTCTTCCTTATACCCCCATCCTTAGCCCTGAGGGGGTCTTCCCCAGAAGCCAGGAAAACCAGCTGCTCCCCACCAGCCTGGTTTCTCCTCCACCATCctctccccaccacttctcctccctgcctttccccacctGGCTGGGGAGCTGGAGCTGGGGGCCAGTGGGCCAGGAAGAGTTGAGGCCtgcgggagggggtgggaagcatGCAGACCTTGCTGGCCAGGCAGGGCCTTCTCTCTGCTGTCTTTGCAGGAGGCTCAGCATAATTGCACTGCCTGTCACTCCTGCGTCCCTGCTATCTGTCTCTCAGGCTGACCCCGAGCACCCGCCATTATATTGGTTCCTGTTGGGGCCGAGGAATCTCATTACTTATACATGCAGCCAGGAGATGCAGGCTGGGCTGAGGGGAGACGGCCTGGCCCCTCCTCTGATTAGGTCTCCCCTCCTACCACCACTAGGCCTTTTCAGAGCTGCCTCCCTGGAGCTGGATGGGGATGGGCTTCCCGTAGCTGCCTGCCGGTCagagggggtgggcaggagggaggcccagggctgggcaggtCCCTAGAACCCTCAGGCATGAGGCCCAGAGTTCTCTGCTGAAGGATCCTGGGAAAACTTGCCTATGACCTAAGTACTCAGGCTCTGCCCCCTTAATCCCACTCTCTCCTCCTCAGGATATGGGGCAGGGCGAGGGGCTCCAGAAGGAGGTTCCACACCGAATCCCAGCCTAGTGTGTCCTGGCGCTACCCCCCAACCAGCCCAAATTACAACACAACTTCCATCCTCCCCCCACACTTTCTGACAAAACGCCACTTTTCCAAAGCCAGGCTGAAATTATGGAGGCTTTTCCCATGGAGGATCTGGAAGTGTCTGAGTTAAAATgtcatgaagggattttaaatatttaaatgaatgacAATGGAGAGTTTTCTTTAACATGAGACTCATGGCCTCTCAGAGCTGCCCTAGACAATTCTCCAGCCCACAGAAAGAAATGGAAGCCCTAAAATGTGATGAAATTTCCCCAAACACACCTGGCAAGTTGGTGGCCTACTTGAACCTTGAGAGCCAGTCTCTGGCTCTTggtgcccagctccccatccTGCCCAAGACACGGCTGTAGACCAGTGGCTtcaaccaaaaaccaaaaatataCCTTTTATACAACTGATTCTTAACTCAAGCTGTTCTTTCTTCCTAAAGGGCCTTTTCTTGCTTTACTCACCAGGGGTGCTTCTGCTGGGTCAAGTGATGAAGAGCCCCCACCCAGGGTCAAATAGGCCCGAGTTCTAATTCAGACTCTCtctctcactagctgtgtgattctaggcaagttacttaacctctccgaGCTTCAGCATCCTCATCTCCAAAGTAAAGATGATAATACTTATTCCTTAAACTTCTGGTGCGTATTAAGCAAAACAGAGTATacaaagtgtctggcacatgtTGGTACTCAGGTAATGACAAAAACACTCATGCATCCTTCATTAATTTCATAAACATTTCGAGAGCTTTTCAGAGACCTGGAAgtctcctgctccccaccccacccccatccccatccaGATCAGGCCACTAGCAGCTCTCACCTAGACCACTGCAACTGCCTCCTACCTAATCTCCCTATGACACTGTTAGTCTGTTTTAATCCATCCTTCCTACAGTAGCCAGAGTGATCCTTCTAATCTGAAAAATCTGGTATCACTCACTCAACACTCTCCAGTAGTTTCTAATTGCCCTTAGGATAAATTATACACTCCTCATCATAGCCCACAAGCCCTGCTAGCTTGTCCTTAGCACAtactgttccctctgtctggaataaCCCTCTGTTCCTCCCTCTCTCCAACTCTAGCAGCCATCCTCTCCACCTCGCTGTCCTTAATGAAAGGCTTAACTTaaatatcacctcctccaggaagtttcCCATGATTTCCTGCCTCCCAATGAATTTAGGCAACACTGCTGCATGCTCCTGTAGCATCCCACATATTCCCAGGCAGTTTATCAAGTTAGATAGACGTTGCTTGTTTAATTGTCCAGGTTTCTGCCATATGCTGTAACTGCATAAGGTCAGAAGATTTTTCACAGTCATCACTGTATCTTATGATAATGAGAGATCAATTATCAGTTGATATGGGCTTATAGAATGGATGgaagatggatgaatggatgaataaatagatGGGAAAAAATTATACCTCTTCTATAGAGTCTTCTGAGCAGGAAGTTTTCCATCTGTGCTTCATAATACCTGGTGCAAGCCTCTACcaaagccttagtttcctcaactataaaatgggggaaataatcaTACCTACCTGGTGGTGTTATTGATAAGCCATGTAATAGTTTTAAATCCATGATAACAGGTTGttaaatttaaatgagataatccacatCAAGTGCTTAGAACAAGATCATGTTActtagtaagtgctcaaaaaatgttaataattatcGTAGTATTTATCATTTCTTCCTGCCTGTGTCCTCTGCCAAAGAGTGAGTTCCTCAGGGTTACTGCTTAGGTCTTACTCATTTTTGGACACACCACCACTGCCTCACAGTGCCTATCTTGgtgttttcaataaatgtttactgaatgaacaaatgaacaaatgaatgcagATTTGCCAGCCGATGAGTCAGGGCACTGCACACCCTTTAATCATGCACAGACCCAGACAAACACGAACACACAGTCTCTTACATATTCACACCCACTCACATCCATTCAAAGAACCCCAAAATACCACAGAACAGTCACCCAGCTTCCTAAAGTCAGCTATGCATCAATGAAGCGCCTTACCCACTTTCCTGCACCCACCACATACCACCCCAATGCCCAGTACCCCCTCCTCACCCCTAGAAGGATGGGGGCTGTAGGAGGCAGGGAGCTCCCACTCACAGGAGGGAAAGCAGAGCTGAATCTTCAGCCCCCAGCACTGGCAGCATCCTAGCCACAGAGAgcactgccctccctcccttcctcgggggctcatttctttccttttctgaaaaccCTGGTCCTCCCACTTGGCAGATGGTTGAAGAGGCCTGGGAGCCAGAACTCCCGGATTCCCTTCACAATCACCTAGTCTTGTCTCTGATCTTGGAAGGCCATCGTCCTCCTCTCCTGGCACCAAACACAGCATTTTGTAGGAAAGAAGCAGGATGAGAAGACCCCACTCCTGGGGTGGTGGAAGGGCCTTCTTAGCCTTGATGTGAAATAATTATATTAGCCACCCTTTACTAGGTGCCTAATAAGGATCAGATACCGAGGCCAGCGCTTTGCTACCttcattttaactcatttaatcctcacagcaaccctttgTCCAGAGGAGAACACTTGAGGCGCTGTAGGTTAGCCGACAGCCAAAAATCACCAGCTGGGATTGGCATGCAGGTCTCTAATCCCAGAAGCATCAACCGTCAGGCTTTAGAGAATTGGGGGTGCGTGGGGTGGGAAGGCTGGGCATCCTCAGGTATTAAGCTGGGGAGACGCCCCCAGGTAGCACCTGTCCCCTAGTCAGCCAGGCCCTCCTGTCTGGGGGGACCAGGGGCTCGGAGCGCCACGGCTGGGGTCCCTCTTCTGCCGGGACCAGACCTGGGCGGGGCCAGGGCGGGGCCCGCGAGCCCGGGGGAGGTGCGGAGCCGGTGGCCCAGGCTCACAGGCCAAGATGGCTGTTAATTAAAGTGCTGGCACCAGCTCCTCTCTGCAAAGTTTGAAGCCGTTATTTTCCACTCCAGCGAAGCGGGGAGAATCCGGCTGGGCTGACACAGACGCCACACCGCGCCAGGGGAGCGGGCACTCTTTCGTGGCGGGGGGCGGGCCGCCTTGCCGCGCGGATCGCGCCCCTGAACGCCCTGGAGAGTGCGGGGAGGGCGTGCTCCTGCCCCCACCGCGGCCTCGGGCCACCAGCCGCGGTTTCCCGAACAGATTCTGGAAGGACTGCAGGTGGTGGACCAGTCCCGGTGGACCAGTCCCAGTGGCACAGCGGCGGAGGGACCCGTGGGCGCGCGAACTCAGAGGCAGGGGCTTGTACAAATCATGCGCTGATGACCGCGCACCTGCCCCTAGAGTCACCAGCCCTGTCGCTCTTGGGAGAGTCACACTGGGGAGACTGCCATGGGGGATAGGAGGCCGTACTGACAGTCGAGAGTCAGGACTACCCTTCCTGAGCCTGGGGCGGTCCAGCTGTCCTCCTCCCCCTGCACTTaacaccttccttcctttgagtAGTAAACCGTACCTAGACACCCAGTTGCGTGGAGGCTGGAAGAGCTTGGAGCCAGGCTGCCGGTTTGAATCCCGGCTCTGTCTCTTATTggttgtgtgactttgagcaaatctCTTAACTTCCCAGAGCCTCaattctccatctgtaaaatgaaaataatgattgGCTTTACCTCTTTGGAGTGCTGTGGAGATCTGGTGTGATGGGGTATGTAGAGCATTCAACAgaaggcctggcacacagtaaacccTGAATAAATGCTAttgattgaattttttttagCTCCTTCCTTGGCGTTGAGATCTCTCTAACCTGGGCTCAGCCGTCAATGCCTGGAAGGTCCTCTCTCACTGTCCCCCATTTGACATCCTTctgtccctttcctcctcctAGCTCGGTAGAGTTAATCAATCCCAGCTATTGGTAAGGAAAGCCAGGGAGTCATAAGGACATGGTGACAGGTCCGCAGTGTGAGCCGGGAGGGGTCCTCTCAGGGGAAAGGAAAGAGGTTGGAGAGTCATCCTTCAGCAGCAGCTAGTGGCCTCCGAATGGTAGAGCCCTCCCTGGTAGACTGAATAAAGGAGGGTGAGGAGGAGCAGTGGAGTAGCACGAACTGGGCCTCAAATAATGTGACAAATATTTTGATGGAAGCAGACGCCTTTTAGTTTATGCAGCCTAAACACTTTACTGCACTTGAGGAAGAGGATTGCCTCATACAACCTTATTGGGGAAAAGAGTTAGGAGTTCAGGAGGCTCGAGGCGGGGCAGGAAGGGGGATCTGATGGGCTGGGTGAGATCAACCCCTCCTCTTGGAGCCTGGCAAAAGGGGTCACCTCCTAGGGACGGGTTTGTACTGGTCAGAATGGATAAATTGCCTGGGATGCCCACTTTCTTAGGGTCCCGATTTCTCCCTTGTCTAAAAGCAGGAATAAGGGAAGTGATCAGAGTAAGATGGAAGATCCCCTGGCCCCACGCCCAGGGAAAAGCAGCCTAAGATTGCCTGGAcctcagggaggaaggagcagaggtGAGGAGGAGTGGGTAGCTGCCTTCTGGGGAAAGGCAGTCCCGGGAACAGCCAGGAGCCTGAAAAGGGTACGGGCAGCTGCTGTCAGTACTCTGGATTCCGCTGGGCAGCCTGACAAACATACTATACCACTCCTCTAATCTCCCGGACAGGTGGTCTGCTAGGACTGAGTGCAGAATGGCCCTTTCCATCCTCTTTTTGccttcccctcttctcccccCTCATAACCCTCTTCCTTGTCCTTCTTTCTTGCTCCCGCTCCGTCCTCCCCTCAATCGCTTTGTCCCTTTTAGACTGGGGAACCCTCCTTCCTCCGCCCCCTGCGGGCCGTGGTCCCTCGTGCCTCCCTCTGTCCTCTCGGTTTTCCTTGTCACCGACCCTCGAGGCATCTCCTCTCCCAAGCCATCTCGGCACTCTCTAGCTCTTCCTGTGGCCTTCTCTTCCATTCTCTCTTTGGTCCCTATTTTCCCCCCACCATGGGAGCCTCTCTTGTGTCTCAGACTCtagtcccctccccctttccgGGGCTCTGTCTCTTGCTCCCTCAGTCTCCCCTTTCCTCTCGAGGCTCCAGCTCTCTGtcccgcggccccgccccgcggccccgcccctcTATGTGGGCGGAGCCATACCGCCCGCGGCCCAATTAGGCGCCGGTTCcgccctcagccccacccctcgCGGGAGCCGAGCCGCGCCGAGCGGGTGGGGCTGGACAGGGCGGAGGGGGCGGCGGTCCGAACGCTGGGAGGCGGGAggaaagaggcaggaggaggtggCCGCGGCGATCAGTTCGGCCGCGCAGCGGGAGGGAGGCGCGAGGCAGGAGCGGGCGGCTGGGCTCGGCAGCGCAACCAGCGCAGCGTGGAGCCCCGGGCCCGGCCCCATGCCCTCAGCCCTGCTGGACCGCCCTTGAGCGCGGGCGCCCCgcccgcgccccccgcccgccgGCACCATTGCCCCGACGGCGCGGCCGGGAGGCCCGGCGCTCCCCAGGCTCCGCGCCGGCCGGAAGACGCTGTTGGCGGCCGCCGCGGGCGTGGTGATGctgctggtgctggtggtgctCATTCCCGTGCTGGTGAGCTCGGGCGGCCCAGATGGCCACTATGAAATGCTGGGCACCTGCCGCATGGTGTGCGACCCCTACCCCGCGCGGGGCCCCGGCGCCGGCGCGCGGCCCGACGGCGGCGACGCCCTGAGCGAGCAGAGTGGCGCGCCCCCGCCCTCCACGCTGGTGCAGGGCCCCCAGGGGAAGCCGGGCCGCACAGGCAAGCCGGGCCCTCCCGGACCCCCCGGGGACCCGGGTCCTCCGGGCCCTGTGGGGCCACCCGGCGAGAAGGGTGAGCCGGGTAAGACCGGCCCTCCCGGGCTGCCGGGCGCGGGGGGCAGCGGCGCCATCAGCACGGCTACCTACACCACGGTGCCGCGCGTGGCTTTCTACGCCGGCCTCAAGAACCCTCACGAGGGTTACGAGGTGCTCAAGTTCGACGACGTGGTCACCAACCTAGGCAACAACTACGACGCGACCAGCGGCAAGTTTACGTGCAACATTCCCGGCACCTACTTTTTCACCTACCACGTTCTCATGCGCGGCGGCGACGGCACCAGTATGTGGGCGGACCTCTGCAAGAACGGCCAGGTGGGCCGGGGGGGGGGCATGGGgctggcctgggggcagggcaCCCAGGGAGCCCAGGATACATGGGTACCGGCGGGCGCGGGTGGAGACCCTG
This portion of the Vicugna pacos chromosome 16, VicPac4, whole genome shotgun sequence genome encodes:
- the C1QL1 gene encoding C1q-related factor; the protein is MLLVLVVLIPVLVSSGGPDGHYEMLGTCRMVCDPYPARGPGAGARPDGGDALSEQSGAPPPSTLVQGPQGKPGRTGKPGPPGPPGDPGPPGPVGPPGEKGEPGKTGPPGLPGAGGSGAISTATYTTVPRVAFYAGLKNPHEGYEVLKFDDVVTNLGNNYDATSGKFTCNIPGTYFFTYHVLMRGGDGTSMWADLCKNGQVRASAIAQDADQNYDYASNSVILHLDAGDEVFIKLDGGKAHGGNSNKYSTFSGFIIYSD